In Arachis hypogaea cultivar Tifrunner chromosome 17, arahy.Tifrunner.gnm2.J5K5, whole genome shotgun sequence, a single window of DNA contains:
- the LOC112765946 gene encoding ATP phosphoribosyltransferase 2, chloroplastic-like, translating to MGIADAFLDLVSSGTTLRENNLKEIEGRTVLESQAVLVASRKLMIQRTGVLEMTHEILERLEAHLRAIGQFSVTANMKGSSAEEVAKKVLSQPSLYGFQGRTISLVFWKRDRKVKADYYAIVISVPKKALYKSIQQLRAIGGSGVLISPLTYIFYEEMPRWCQLPSELGL from the exons ATGGGAATTGCTGATGCCTTCTTAGACCTAGTGAGTAGTGGGACCACACTGAGAGAAAATAATTTGAAGGAAATTGAAGGTAGAACTGTGTTGGAAAGCCAG GCTGTTCTTGTTGCAAGCAGAAAATTAATGATCCAACGGACAGGAGTACTGGAAATGACACATGAGATACTAGAAAGATTAGAGGCACATCTGAGGGCCATTGGGCAGTTTTCG GTCACTGCAAACATGAAGGGAAGCAGTGCAGAGGAAGTAGCTAAGAAAGTATTGAGTCAACCATCATTATATGGGTTCCAG GGACGCACTATAAGTCTTGTTTTTTGGAAACGGGATAGGAAGGTGAAAGCAGACTACTATGCCATAGTGATAAGTGTACCCAAGAAGGCACTATACAAGTCTATACAGCAGCTAAGAGCG ATTGGTGGCAGTGGCGTTCTTATATCACCCTTGACCTACATTTTTTATGAGGAAATGCCAAGATGGTGTCAGCTACCTTCTGAACTTGGACTGTAG